A genomic stretch from Alosa sapidissima isolate fAloSap1 chromosome 3, fAloSap1.pri, whole genome shotgun sequence includes:
- the hmox2b gene encoding heme oxygenase 2 yields the protein MATEKVGNGTGVAYDKKEEDDVRPDDLSELLAAGTKDIHEKAENNQFVKDFLRGRIRKELFKLGAVALYFTYTALEEEIEKNKDHPQFAPLYFPTELHRHEALARDLEYFYGPDWQNVVSCSPAAQHYVDRIHEVGQSDPVLLVAHSYTRYMGDLSGGQVLKKVAQRALKLPATGEGLEFYHFEGIHSAKAFKQLYRSRMNELDLDAATKEKIVQEAVHAFHFNIEVFEEMEEIGKTLKDEVMDAGMPVHGAMDGDINKCPYYAAKMAASGGSAYACQMAMSVLRHPTGQVLLAAWVAALAGLAAWYLM from the exons GCCAGATGACCTGTCTGAGCTGCTGGCTGCAGGCACCAAGGATATCCATGAGAAAGCAGAGAACAACCAGTTTGTCAAAGATTTCCTGAGAGGCCGGATCCGCAAAGAGCTCTTTAAG CTGGGGGCAGTTGCCTTGTATTTCACTTACACAGCCCTGGAAGAGGAGATCGAGAAGAACAAAGACCATCCCCAGTTTGCTCCACTTTACTTCCCCACAGAGCTGCACCGGCATGAAGCCTTGGCCAGGGATCTGGAGTACTTCTATGGTCCAGACTGGCAGAACGTGGTCAGCTGCTCCCCTGCCGCACAGCACTATGTGGACCGCATCCACGAGGTGGGCCAGTCAGACCCTGTTCTGCTGGTAGCCCACTCATATACCCGCTACATGGGTGACCTGTCAGGTGGCCAGGTGCTCAAGAAAGTGGCACAGCGGGCGCTGAAGTTGCCAGCCACAGGGGAAGGGCTGGAGTTCTACCACTTTGAAGGGATCCACAGTGCCAAGGCCTTCAAACAGCTGTATCGTAGCCGGATGAATGAGCTTGACCTAGATGCTGCTACCAAGGAGAAGATAGTGCAGGAGGCTGTTCATGCCTTCCACTTCAACATTGAG GTGTTTGAGGAGATGGAAGAAATTGGGAAAACTTTGAAGGATGAGGTGATGGACGCAGGCATGCCCGTTCACGGAGCTATGGATGGAGACATAAATAAATGCCCCTACTATGCTGCTAAAATGG CGGCCAGTGGTGGGTCAGCGTACGCCTGTCAGATGGCCATGTCCGTCCTCCGACATCCCACTGGCCAGGTCCTACTGGCGGCCTGGGTTGCTGCTTTGGCCGGATTGGCAGCCTGGTACCTCATGTGA
- the dnaja3a gene encoding dnaJ heat shock protein family (Hsp40) member A3a, whose amino-acid sequence MMASTAARCTSRWISFSVSTGHRRPVSVLSCRSIEASRAVSNVGGRQLWTRCPIIAGGTTKGLTLTGLPGVRPHNAICSSSFHTSCWAQGKQDFYQILGVPRTATQKEIKKAYYQMAKKYHPDTNKEDPQAKEKFAQLAEAYEILSDEGRRKQYDTYGSAGFDPGQAGGGQQQYWSGGGSSVDPEELFRKIFGEFSGARGFGDIFGDNTIFNRPQEYVMELTFTQAAKGVNKEITVAIDGTCQRCDGKGHEPGSQVQHCHSCNGTGMETVNTGPFVMRSTCRRCGGRGSVISSPCRSCQGTGQTKQKRTVMVPVPAGIEDGQTVRMPVGQKEIFITFKVQKSPVFRRDGADIHSDVLVSVAQAILGGTVRAQGLYETLNLTIPAGIQTDQRILLSGKGISRVSGYGYGDHYVHIKIKIPKMLTDRQRALLTSYAEDETDVEGTVNGVTNTTAGKRWTGN is encoded by the exons ATGATGGCGTCCACGGCGGCCCGATGCACCTCACGTTGGATATCGTTTTCAGTGTCGACGGGCCACCGGCGGCCTGTGTCTGTCCTCAGTTGCCGTTCTATTGAAGCTAGTCGGGCTGTGTCAAATGTAGGAGGACGGCAACTATGGACAAGATGCCCCATCATAGCTGGGGGGACCACTAAAGGGTTGACATTGACGGGGTTGCCAG GAGTGAGGCCCCATAATGCCATTTGCTCATCGTCCTTCCACACAAGCTGTTGGGCTCAAGGGAAACAGGACTTCTACCAGATCCTTGGGGTTCCTCGCACCGCGACCCAGAAAGAAATTAAAAAGGCCTACTACCAG ATGGCCAAGAAGTACCATCCTGACACCAATAAAGAAGACCCTCAAGCTAAGGAGAAGTTTGCACAACTTGCTGAAGCTTATGAG atcttGAGTGATGAGGGCAGGAGGAAACAGTATGACACATACGGATCAGCTGGATTTGACCCAGGACAAGCAGGAGGCGGCCAGCAGCAGTACTGGAGTGGAGGGGGTAGCAGCGTGGACCCTGAGGAGCTTTTCAGAAAGATCTTTGGAGAATTCTCTGGAGCACGGGGATTTGGAGACATCTTTGGAGACAACACCATTTTTAATCGTCCACAGGAG TATGTGATGGAGCTGACATTCACCCAAGCTGCCAAAGGTGTGAACAAGGAAATTACTGTGGCCATTGATGGCACCTGCCAGCGCTGTGATGGCAAAGGGCATGAACCTGGCAGTCAAGTTCAGCACTGCCACAGCTGCAATGGCACTGGCATG GAAACGGTGAACACAGGGCCATTTGTGATGCGTTCTACGTGCCGGCGATGTGGTGGACGGGGATCTGTCATTTCTTCACCGTGTAGGTCTTGCCAAGGGACAGGGCAGACCAAACAGAAACGCACAGTTATGGTGCCTGTGCCAGCAG GCATTGAGGATGGGCAGACAGTTCGGATGCCAGTTGGGCAGAAGGAAATATTTATCACATTCAAG GTCCAGAAGAGTCCGGTTTTCAGGCGGGATGGGGCTGACATCCACTCTGATGTGCTGGTGTCAGTGGCTCAGGCCATCCTTGGGGGCACAGTACGGGCACAGGGACTTTACGAGACCCTCAACCTAACG ATCCCAGCTGGTATTCAAACAGACCAGCGTATTCTTCTATCTGGGAAAGGCATTTCACGGGTCAGTGGCTATGGATATGGAGATCACTACGTTCACATCAAGATAAAGATTCCCAA GatgctgacagacagacaaagagctCTTCTTACAAGCTATGCAGAGGATGAGACCGATGTCGAGGGGACAGTCAATGGAGTCACCAACACCACAGCAG GAAAGAGATGGACAGGGAACTAG